From Harpia harpyja isolate bHarHar1 chromosome 21, bHarHar1 primary haplotype, whole genome shotgun sequence, one genomic window encodes:
- the B9D1 gene encoding B9 domain-containing protein 1: protein MAAAGSPGVFLLAVNGQIESGQFPGFDDLYCKFCFVYGQDWVPTAGLEEGISQITSKSDVAPTTLIWNFPIDITFKSTNPSGWPQIVVSVYGPDFFGNDVVRGYGAVHVPFTPGRHTRTIAMFVPESTSRLQKFTSWFTGRRPEFTDPKVVAQGEGREVTRVRSQGFVTISFNVVTKDMKKLGYDVSPSDMQNPSLVPVTEGIHKY, encoded by the exons ATGgcggccgccggcagccccggcgTCTTTCTGCTGGCGGTCAACGGGCAGATCGAGAGCGGGCAG TTCCCCGGATTTGACGACCTCTACTGCAAGTTCTGCTTCGTCTACGGCCAAGACTGGGTTCCCACAGCG GGCCTGGAGGAGGGCATCTCCCAGATTACTTCCAAGAGCGACGTCGCGCCCACCACGCTCATCTGGAACTTCCCCATCGACATTACCTTCAAGAGCACCAATCCGTCCGGCT GGCCGCAGATTGTAGTGAGTGTCTACGGACCTGACTTTTTTGGAAACGATGTGGTCAGAGGTTATGGAGCTGTTCACGTTCCCTTCACACCTGGGAG GCATACAAGAACCATCGCTATGTTTGTTCCAGAGTCCACATCTAGGCTGCAGAAGTTTACAAG ttGGTTCACAGGGAGACGTCCAGAATTTACTGACCCCAAAGTTGTagcacagggagaaggaagagaag TAACGAGGGTGCGATCTCAAGGCTTTGTGACCATATCCTTCAACGTAGTGACCAAAGATATGAAGAAGTTGGGCTATGACGTGAGCCCGAGCGACATGCAGAACCCTTCTCTGGTACCTGTTACGGAAGGGATTCATAAGTATTGA